A genome region from Eurosta solidaginis isolate ZX-2024a chromosome 2, ASM4086904v1, whole genome shotgun sequence includes the following:
- the LOC137242841 gene encoding piggyBac transposable element-derived protein 4-like gives MKFVTMTLPYDFDSVDEEEIQFNDIEIADDDAEVSQSAAEVLPDYADYEDDEEIEENNELSASGEKFVARYGTEWMKEPNVSRQVLGQNIIRERSGPARCTEMLSIEQTFKCFMKVEMADIIMRRTNKLAKETYNAYNNAHPNTTPKSWTPVSITELYAFFGILIMTGANHSNGEHVRDLWSVKNYPLYRATMGVNRFCSILRFLRFDDKNTHARRLLTDKAAPISELWTMMNNNLAAHYKPSSCLTIDEQLFPYRGRIRFTQYIPSKPARYGVKVWWICDATNAYPLHGQIYTGQAETGRETNQGERVVKDLSTKYQGSGRNITMDNFFTTLPVAELLLTWKLTIVGTLRKNKSYIPQEMKQNKNRTIGSTTFGFKNNVTMCSYVPKKNKAVILLSTMHNDAEIADSGKPEIIEYYNRTKGGVDRMDQMFAEYPTQRQTIRWPLAMFFNMFDITALAAYIVYDLNNPMLPWRTNNKRKQILRSLAEALCMPIIEARAINRQVTRNFSTKIAIEAYFNRPLESMVSTAASTSAAARTPKPVSGSCYLCYAQEEKRRRKTRKLCAKCKKPMCLVHSVTSTNFSICHDFP, from the coding sequence atgaaatttgtgacgATGACGCTCCCCTATGACTTTGACTCTGTAGATGAAGAAGAAATTCAATTCAATGACATTGAAATTGCTGATGACGATGCTGAAGTTTCGCAAAGTGCCGCAGAAGTATTACCTGATTATGCGGACTATGAGGATGATGAAGaaatagaagaaaataatgaattatcTGCTAGTGGCGAAAAATTTGTTGCACGTTATGGTACTGAGTGGATGAAAGAACCAAATGTAAGTCGTCAGGTACTCGGACAAAATATTATAAGAGAACGTTCTGGACCAGCTAGATGCACTGAAATGTTGTCAATAGAGCAAACATTCAAATGTTTCATGAAGGTTGAAATGGCTGATATAATTATGCGCCGCACAAATAAGTTAGCAAAAGAAACTTATAATGCTTACAACAATGCGCATCCAAACACAACTCCTAAGTCATGGACGCCTGTGTCAATAACAGAGCTGTATGCATTTTTTGGCATACTTATTATGACTGGTGCGAACCATAGCAATGGAGAACATGTTCGAGATTTATGGAGCGTCAAAAACTATCCTTTATATCGCGCCACAATGGGAGTCAACCGTTTCTGTTCGATATTGCGGTTCCTAAGATTTGACGATAAAAACACTCATGCAAGACGCTTACTAACTGATAAAGCAGCACCGATCAGTGAGTTGTGGACGATGATGAACAATAATCTTGCTGCACATTACAAGCCCAGCTCATGCTTGACGATTGATGAACAATTATTTCCTTACCGTGGACGCATACGGTTTACGCAGTACATACCGTCAAAACCTGCAAGATATGGAGTCAAGGTTTGGTGGATTTGCGATGCCACAAatgcatatccactgcatggacaaatatatactggccaagcagAAACTGGTAGGGAAACGAACCAAGGCGAACGAGTGGTGAAGGATTTGTCTACCAAATACCAAGGAAGTGGCCGAAACATTacaatggacaatttttttacaacCTTGCCAGTTGCAGAACTGCTTCTCACCTGGAAACTCACGATCGTTGGAACTTTGCGCAAAAACAAATCATATATTCCTCAAGAAATGAAGCAGAACAAAAACAGGACAATTGGTTCAACGACATTTGGCTTCAAAAATAATGTGACAATGTGCTCTTATGTTcccaaaaaaaataaagcagtaaTTTTGCTTTCGACCATGCATAATGATGCTGAAATAGCTGACAGTGGGAAACctgaaataattgaatattataatCGTACCAAAGGTGGTGTTGATCGAATGGATCAAATGTTTGCGGAATATCCAACACAAAGACAAACAATACGATGGCCACTAGCGATGTTCTTCAACATGTTTGACATTACAGCTCTTGCAGCCTACATTGTCTACGATTTGAATAACCCTATGTTGCCTTGGAGAACAAACAACAAGCGTAAGCAGATCCTGCGCAGCTTGGCTGAAGCATTGTGTATGCCCATTATTGAAGCCAGAGCCATAAATCGTCAAGTGACGCGAAATTTTTCGACTAAAATTGCTATTGAAGCATATTTCAACCGACCGCTGGAATCAATGGTGTCAACAGCAGCATCAACATCTGCCGCAGCGCGCACGCCAAAACCTGTGTCCGGATCTTGCTATTTATGTTACGCACAAGAGGAAAAACGCCGTAGAAAAACCAGAAAGCTGTGCGCCAAATGTAAGAAGCCAATGTGTCTTGTACATTCGGTCACATCAACAAATTTCTCTATTTGCCATGATTTTCCTTAG